The genomic segment CCGGAGAAGCAGTTGACACCCTAATACCCGTAATAAGTTTAGACCTTTCTGCCTTCTGAAGATTGGCAATAAGAACCTCCATGCAAAGGATAAAAAGATAAGGCGACAAAGGGTCTCCCTGTCGAAGCCCTCTAGAAGGAATTATGGATCTATGGGACTGGCCAATTATTAAAACACTATATTCAACTGAGGTcacacaccacatgatccacAAAATCCATTTGTCACAAAAACCgaatttccttaataaaagcTCAACGAAAGACCATTCTACCGGATCATAGGCCTTGCTCATATCTGTTTTAATGGCCATGAACTTTCCCTTACAAGAGGGGTTAGTGCGGAGGCCATGAAACATCTTCtgagcaatcaaaatattatctgtaattagCCTTCCTTCCACAAACGCCGATTGTGTCTCAGAAATCAATGCCGGCAAAAACTTACGCAATCGCTGACACATAATCTTCGAGATAATCTTGTAACCAACATTGCATAAACTAATTGGCCTCCACTCAGTCATCCGGGTTGGTTTGTCCACTTTTgggataagacaaatatttgtcctATTTAGGCGTTTATCAAAATTGTCACCATGAAAGAAAGATTCTACCGAAAGCTTTAAATCAGCTTTAACCGTATCCCATGCACGCTGATAAAAAAGGGCCGTCATACCATCCGGTCCAGGAGCTTTATCaggatgcatcataaacaaagcCTTTTTAATTTCCTGTTCTGTGACTGATTGCGTCAGTGTCTCATTAATTTCTCCCGTGATAGATGTGCTTATTTCACCCAATGAGTCCTCAATATCTGTAGGATCTGTGGATGTaaaaatatcttgaaaataagagACTGCTATGTCTTGAACCTTTTTCTCTTCCGTGTTCCAATGTCCAGCTTCATCATACATTCCGACAATGCGATTTTTAGCTCgtcttaattttgtttgggCATGAAAATAACTAGTATTTTGATCCCCAAAGCGCATCCATCGACTCCGACTTTTTTGATACCATTAGATCTCCTCATCCCGATAAGCTTCTCTCAGCTTGCAGGTCATCTCCGAAATAACGTCAACAGATACCGAGTCATCAGCCTGGGCGGTTGCTAGGTGAGACTTTAATTCTTCAATTGTTTCCCGACCGAACGGGGCATGTGCTTTCCGCCAGCGAGAGATGGCTTGGCGACACTTAATTATTTTGTCCATTAAATTTCCAGTTACCCCTATCTCTCCAGAACCCCAACCCTCTGAAACGGCTCCAAAGAAACCCTCTTTTTCAATCCACCGTCGGTCAAAGCGAAAAACGCTCCTTCCACGTCGAAGCTATCATCGGTAAATATTCCGTAAAGGAGTCCTTGAATAGGTCATGGAATTTTTCATTGGCTAAAGCTCGGTCGAGGCGATAACGAATTGGCTTCTTATCCCGCCAACCCCGCCAAGACAAACTATCCCCAACCGCAGGAAATTCTAATAATCCACAATGTCGAATCATTGTATTGAAACCCACAAAGGAAGATGCATGGCGAAGCTTCCCTCCACGTTTTTCATGGTTTCCTTTTAACTCATTAAAGTCCCCAACTAGAAACCAAGGGGAGTCCCTAGAAAGACCAATGCGTGTCAATCTTTCCCATACCAAATCACGATTCGATGGGACCGGGTCACCATAAACAAAGGTAAAGTAAATAATTTGTCCTTTATAAGTAAGTTCCACATCAATTAACCGATTagattcaaataaatcagaaacatcattattattattattattattataaaataaggctAATCCGCCACTACAACCGATAGGATCAACCGTTTTTAAGGttgaataaccaaaatgaccaacaaaaggtTCCAAAACAGAAAAAGGCTGTCTAgtttcagataaaaataaaaaatcaggtCTATGTTTTCCCCACAAATCCCTGAGATACCCAATAGTTGCTTTATTCCCAAGACCTTGACAATTCTAgcttaaaattttcatttatccATTATTGATTTAGGTGGCTTTGCTCCACCAGTGGAACCCTTCTCCTATTCCTGGTTCTTCGGGTTTGGTCCCTCCCCCACCAGATCTTTAGCTTTAGGGACTGGACGTTTCCTTGGGGTTGTACGCAGNACCCAATGAGTCCTCAATTTCTGTAGGATCTGTGGATGTAAAAATCTCTTGAAAATAAGAGACTGCTATATCCTGAACCTTTTTCTCTTCCGTGTTCCAATGTCCAGCTTCATCATACATTCCGACAATGCGATTTTTAGCTCGTCTTAATTTCGTTTGGNACTTCTCCTTGTTAGCCTTCTCCACCTCCACCAAATCATCCCTACCATCATTATGCTGTTGTTGCGGGTCAACAACCTCTATGTCCACATCCGCTATCTCTACATCCTCCATCAACTGATCAATGGTCTCCTCATAGGGTTTCGCCACGACTATTGGATCCCTCTGTATAGCCGGCTCTGTCAAAGTTGTAAACTCCGCAGATTCACCAACAGTCTCATCCAATGGTGCATATCGCACAGCATCAGAAACAGTGGGCTTTGAGATCAAACCCGCATCTGAGGCAGATGAAACCGAAACGCACCAAATCTGACCAAAAGCACACCTTTTAACCCCATCACACATTACAAAGCGAATCAAAAGTAGAGACCAACCCTTCCGCTTTCCATTCGTGAAGACAAGATGAGATAATCCCCATAAACCCCATAGATGAAGATGTTGAATCAGCTCAGCTGATTCTCGCCACTGCCGTGGGATCCCAAATCGCTTGATCTTCTCCCAATTACTCAAACAAATCCCAAATAAGATACTAACAATTCGTGAGCAAACTATCTCAAGGAAAGAAAATCTAAACCCAGAACAACCAGAAAAAGTCCATATCACTACCGAAGAACTTACACTCGCAGAGATCCGCAGAATCTCCTTCCAAACTAATAACCCAGAGGATAAAGAAAAAATCTAGGAAGAAGGTTGAAAGCAACTGTGAGAATGATAGAGAGCCGCTGTTCCGACccgaaatatatacatatctccAAACCGATCCGATGCAGATACTTTTGTTGACTGCCTCATTAATCAAAGATCTTGTGAATCCCGTAAAACCCATCGCACAAATCCGTGTGTACCCAAAAATTCAATCTGTTTCTCACCATCAGATCGTAAAAAATCCCCAATTAGGGATCTACAGAGATATCTAATGTCAATCATGATGGAACCAAATCTTTCACAGATCAAAAGGGAACCGAAAAGGGATAATTGGATCCCACCCCAATCACCCAGGAACTGTGACAAGCCAAGAACAGCATCGCTCGTCAAAAATTCCTTTGNNNNNNNNNNNNNNNNNNNNNNNNNNNNNNNNNNNNNNNNNNNNNNNNNNNNNNNNNNNNNNNNNNNNNNNNNNNNNNNNNNNNNNNNNNNNNNNNNNNNNNNNNNNNNNNNNNNNNNNNNNNNNNNNNNNNNNNNNNNNNNNNNNNNNNNNNNNNNNNNNNNNNNNNNNNNNNNNNNNNNNNNNNNNNNNNNNNNNNNNNNNNNNNNNNNNNNNNNNNNNNNNNNNNNNNNNNNNNNNNNNNNNNNNNNNNNNNNNNNNNNNNNNNNNNNNNNNNNNNNNNNNNNNNNNNNNNNNNNNNNNNNNNNNNNNNNNNNNNNNNNTCTGTAGGATCTGTGGATGTAAAAATCTCTTGAAAATAAGAGACTGCTATATCCTGAACCTTTTTCTCTTCCGTGTTCCAATGTCCAGCTTCATCATACATTCCGACAATGCGATTTTTAGCTCGTCTTAATTTCGTTTGGGCATGAAAATAACTAGTATTTTGATCCCCAAAGCGCATCCATCGACTCCGAATTTTCTGATACCAGTAGATCTCCTCATCCCAATAAGCTTCTCTCAGCTTCCAGGTCATCTCCGAAATAACCTCAATAGATACCGAGTCATCAGCCTGAGCGGTTGCTAGGTGAGACTTTAATTCTTCAATTGTTTCCCGACCGAACGGGGTCTGCGCTTTCCGCCAGCGAGAGATGGCTTGGCGACACTTAATTATTTTGTCCATTAAATTTCCAGTTACCCCTGCCTCTCCAGAACCCCAACCCTCTGAAACGGCTCCAAAGAAACCCTCTTTTTCAATCCATTGTCGGTCAAAGCGAAAAACGCTCCTCCCACGTCAAACTTTATCATCCAGAGAAGCTACGACCGGTTTATGATCTGAAGCTATCATCGGTAAATATTCCATAAAGGAGTCCTTGAAGAGGTCGTGGAATTTTTCATTGGCTAAAGCTCAGTCGAGGCGACAACGAATTGGCTTCTTATCCCGCCAACCCCGCCAAGACAAACTATCCCCAACCGCAGGAAATTCTAATAATCCACAATGTCGAATCATTGTATTGAAACCCATAAAGGAAGATGCATGGCGAAGCTTCCCTCCACGTTTTTCATGGTTTCCTTTTAACTCATTAAAGTCCCCAACTAGAAACCAAGGGGAGTCCCTAGAAAGACCAATGCGTGTCAATCTTTCCCATACCAAATCACGATTCGATGGGACCGAATCACCATAAACAAAGGTAAAGTAAATAATTTGTCCTTTATAAGTAAGTTCCACATCAATTAACCGATTAGattcaaataaaacagaaacatcattattattattataattattataaaataaggctAATCCGCCACTACAACCGATAGGATCAACCGTTTTTAAGGttgaataaccaaaatgaccaacaaaaggtTCCAAAACAGAAAAAGGCTGTCTAgtttcagataaaaataaaaaatcaggtCTATGTTTTCCCCACAAATCCCTGAGATACCCAATAGTTGCTTTATTCCCAAGACCTTGACAATTCTAgcttaaaattttcatttatccATTATTGATTTAGGTGGCTTTGCTCCACCAGTGGAACCCTTCTCCTATTCCTGGTTCTTCGGGTTTGGTCCCTCCCCCGCCAGATCTTTAGCTTTAGGGACTGGACGTTTCCTTGGGGTTGTACGCAGGTACACATTCAAATTCTTAGAAGCTGCACCTTTGAGAGCCAAAGGAGGCTTCCCCTTGTTAGCCTTCTCTACCTCCACCAAATCATCCCTACCATCATTATGCTGTTGTTGCGGGTCAACAACCTCTATGTCCACATCCGATATCTCTACATCCTCCATCAACTGATCAATGGTCTCCTCAGAGGGTTTCGCCACGACTATTGGATCCCTCTGTATAGCCGGCTCTGTCAAAGTTGTAAACTCCGCAGATTCACCAACAGTCTCATCCAATGGTGCATATCGCACAACATAAGAAACAGTGGGCTTTGAGATCAAACCCGCATCTGAGGCAGATGAAACCGAAACGCACCAAATCTGACCAAAAGCACACCTTTTTACCCATCACACATTACAAAGCGAATCAAAAGTAGAGACCAACCCTTCCGCTTTCCATTCGTAAAGACAAGATGAGATAATCCCCATAAACCCCATAGATGAAGATATTGAATCAGCTCAGCTGATTCTCGCCACTGCCGTGGGATCCCAAATCGCTTGATCTTCTCCCAATTACTCAAACAAATCCCAAATAAGATACTAACAATTCGTGAGCAAACTATCTCAAGGAAAGCAAATCTAAACCCAGAACAACCAGACAAAGTCCATATCACTACCGAAGAACTTACACTCGCAGAGATCCGCAGAATCTCCTTCCAAACTAATAACCCAGAGGATAAAGAAAAAATCCAGGAAGAAGGTTGAAAGCAACTGTGAGAATGATAGAGAGCCGCTGTTCCGACCCGAAATATATACACATCTCCAAACCGATCCGATGCAGATACTTTTGTTGACTGCCTCATTAATCGACGATCTTATGAATCCCGTAAAACCCATCGCACAAATCCGTGTGTACCCAAAAATTCAATCTGTTTCTCACCATCAGATCGTAAAAAATCCCCAATTAGGGATCTACAGAGATACCTAATGTCAATCATGATGGAACCAAATCTTTCACAGATCAAAAGGGAACCGAAAAGGGATAATTGGATCCCACCCCAATCACCCAGGAACTGTGACAAGCCAAGAACAGCATCGCTCGTCAAAAATTCCTTTGATTGAAAATCGAAGAACCGATCCCTCCTCCACCAAAGTTTGCCTTGTGGAGAAGATTTCCTTTCTTCATCCCAAATATTACTCCGAATCAAACCCAGATCAACAATCCACACAAAGATGGAAACCGAAAAAAGAACCGTAATCCACCAGCTCATTGTCGGGTTCACAACCCTAGAGGAATTGCCATCGCCGTCTCTAGGATAGAGGAAGagatgtttaaaaataaattattagaaaaccttatagattttaataatttaaaatcatgaaattaaaatcatgaaattaaaatcttgtattttaattaagtaaatcCTCTAATAAGCCAAGTTATTTCAACATGaattttgaaaggttttttacAGACTGGAATTTTGGTGACTTTAATGGAtctcataaatattttaatcaatgttaAATAGAACTTTCTTCTACTAAAAGTAGATGcaatttacttctttttttctaagaCTACTTGGATCTATTACTACCTAGTAAATACTTACCGTTTAcatgtagaaaacaaaaatacaaattaacatCCAAGCCATGCATGATGCATGTTATGCAGAATCTTTGTTTTCGCTCAACTCAACTCAGTTATGGATCTACCTAGTAAATATTTACCTTTGTATGTGtagtaaaaaatatacaaactaactagtcttttgttttttgtaaaactaCTTGGATCTACTACTGCCTAGGAAATGCttagttttaatttcttttttctatggtatcattattaattctaaaaattagattttagtttctttatgtAGAGTATAGAGTCCATTGTTTGACTATTCCCAAAAGAGAGAAGACTTTGgttgcaaaaagaaaagaaaaaaatgaagtgaTAATCATTTTTTGATTattcaaaacagaggaaactttggttatagagaaaaaaaaatgtcaaagagaTAATAATTGTGAAGCAGCAAATGAGTCATCGTATTTTGTCTTTTACTTCGAGTCTTCTCGTctttaatatatcaattttgtcttttattGTGAATCAGCTAATGAGTCTTCgtatttttgtctttgatttgaATGCTTTCGATTATTAGACAATAACGTCTCAAACCCTCCATCTTCTTTAATTAATGGGAGCATCACTTTCACGATGTGAACCACAAAATGTATTTGACTGACGACCGCATATTCAACATTTGGGAGTTCCAAGAGAAtctaatatattattacaaagACAACGCTACAAAATCCCTaaaggaaaaagatgaaacagagcagtttgttttcaatcctctgttttgtcctctgtGTTGCTTCAGTTTCAGCACAACAACAGTGCATGAACAATGGGAATTTTACACCCAAAAGTACTTACGACTCAAATCTCCGACAAATACTCTCTTATCTTCCTTCCAACGTCACGACTGGAGACGGCTTCTTCTACTCAGGTTCCATCGGGAAAGAACCAAACCGTGTCTTCACAAGAGGGATGTGCATCCCAGTATCAACTTCAGATGACTGTTCTGTTTGTATCAAGACCGCTTCTGATGGTTTGCTACGGAGTTGTCGTAACCAGGAAGGCGCGTTTACATGGCCAGGTGAGCCCATACTTTGCCATGTGCGTTACTCCGGTACTTTTTTCGACGACATATCTACAGAGCTATACCCGCGCAAGGTTATTAACAACACTGGAGATATCAACTCAAATAATCAAAAAGAGTTCACGGCGATATGGGAAGGTTTAATGGGTCGTATGATTATTACAACCTCCAATGCAAAAAGCACACCATCGTCTAGTAGTAGCTATTACACAGCTGATGTTGCAGCCTTGACACCTTCCCAAAATATCTACGCATTAATGCAATGCACACCAGATCTTACATCTCACTCTCGTGATTGTGAGAGTTGCCTGCGACAAAACGTAGGTGACTGTGGTCAGGAGCAAGTTTGCATTGTTATACGAGCTAGTTGCTTTTTCCGTtgggatttaaaaaaattctctaaggcttttgaaaatattacgttggcttctcctcctcctcctccactgcAATCTGACAAAAGATCCAAAGGTGCTATTGTGGTGTTTCTTGTTCCGATTGTTGTAGTAgtcttcatcatcgtcatcttcgTACTGCTTGCTCGACGATATGTTGGACTTTGCTGGAGGAGAAAGAAAACATATCAAGATTTCGATTTTGATCAATGTGAGTGATTGTTCATTTGCTTTTATTTGGCCTCTTAGCTTTTAGCATGTGTAGAGACTCTATGGAACATTTATTACAACACTCTCAGCTGATGATAGATTGTTTGCTTGGTGATCTGATATCAGAGGGTgtgtctttgattttttttgttatttatgcAGCTGGTATTACAACTGTAGACTCCCTGCAGTTcgatttaaaaacaattaaagttGCAACCAAAAAATTTAGTGACAAGCTTGGTCAAGGAGGATTCGGCGAAGTTTTCAAGGTGTCATTTCTGTAGCTACTTGGTCCAACCATTACTTGTTTTTGACAAAACTTGGATTTTACGGAATCAAAGTAACTCTTTACTTGTAGGGTACGTTACCTAATGGAATAGAAGTTGCAGTGAAGAGGCTATCCAAAGCATCAGCACAGGGTGAagaagagttcaagaacgaggtTCTTGTTGTTGCAAAACTCCAGCATAGGAATCTTGTTCGGCTTTTTGGGTTTTGtcttgaaggagaagaaaagatacTTGTTTACGAGTTTGTCCCAAACAAGAGCCTCGATTACTTCCTCTTTGGTATGTGAAATTTGCATAAACATATGCTATTCATGATATTTTGCTAGCTGATAGCTATTTTTGTAAGTATCAGACCCTACAAACCATGAGAAATTAGACTGGAGAAAACGGTACAACATTATCGAGGGAATCGCTCGAGGGATTctatatcttcatcaagattcacggCTCATAATTATACACCGTGATCTCAAGGCCAGCAACATTCTCCTAGATGCCGATATGAACCCGAAAATTGCTGATTTTGGAATGGCCAGAATTTTTGGGATGGACCAAAGTGGGGctaatacaaacaaaatagtTGGGACACGGTACGAACATACTATTACTACCCTTTATATGGCCTACGTAGTGAAGCTTGAATAATCTAGTTTTTTACGGTCTACTtaatgttgtttgtgtttgactCTTGCAGCGGTTACATGCCCCCGGAATATGTAATGCAAGGCCTATTCTCAATGAAATCTGATGTCTATAGTTTCGGAGTCTTAGTTCTTGAGATTATATGTGGTCAAAATAACAGATTCTTCCAGCAGTCAGACACTACAACTGAGAATTTCGTCACATACGTAAGTACGAGAGAAGAACTAAGTGCTCTGAAAAATGATCAAATagttaaaaataagattttatctAGCTGTTGTTTTACTTGTATGTGCTGAATTGATGATTAAATTGCATGACAGGCTTGGAGGTTGTGGAAAAGTGAGTCGCCATTGAAACTCGTAGATTCAAGCATTTCTGACAATTTTCAGAACGAAGAAGTGACAAGATGCATCCACATCGCGCTCCTATGTGTTCAGAAAGATCCAAAAGATCGTCCCACCTTGTCAGAAATCCTGTTGATGCTCACAAGCGATACCATCGATTTACCCGATCCTCAACCACCTGGATTCTTCTTTTCAAATAGACGCAACCAATTACGAGAGGGCCTCGAGTCTAGCCAATGTTGCTCTAGTGAAACAACATTGGAAAGAGTTCGACGTTAGTTCCATTGGAACGGTAAAGTGTATGAGTTGAGATATATACTTCATCAAACGGTAATGTGTTACAACATTAATATCAGCTGCTCTGTAAATGACATCTTCCAATTTATGTCTAGAAAATCTGATCAATATACCAAGGGACTCTTTTTATAACTGACTTATAATTAATCCAATCTGGTTTACTGAATTAACTTGTCCTGTATTTGATGCGAATGTAACCCAACCTGGAACTGTGAATTGTAAAATGTACTCATAGTTTATGCGAAAGCACTCTCTATTCAttgacgattttttttttttatcctaccAACAAGTTTAGCAATTAAAACTTTCGTGGCTTTATATTTAAATGAACTAGGAATCTTCGTTTAAGTTGTCAGATGACTCTGTTTTAAAGTCTAGAGGCTTCATTGTTGGGGTATCTTGTGGTGTGGTGTTGTTATTCTCTGTTATTGGGCTCTTCGGTTTCTACGTTTGTAAGGCAGAGACTAGGAGGCGCCGTGGAAGATTGGGAAACAGAGTATTGGTCTCACCGTTAGAGTGCCTacattcttgtttgttttggtttgatattGTATTGGTTGGTACTCAATAGGACCGGTTTCTTATTGCATTCAATAAACATGTTGCGAGAGAGGAACCAAAACTTGACTTAACAAATGCGTCTCCGTTTTTCTCAGTTCTGTTTTCTGGAGGtgttttcttagtttaaaaaaacaatgttaattCCCTTTTCCCAATCTTCGTAAGTACTAAACTAGTTTGTAGTTTTCCCACAAAACTTACTTTATATACTTGACCATGATTTCTTCTCCTCCAAGTTTCAACCATATGCATTTATCCTCCGAAATTTAAATGAACGTCAAAATATGGAAACTAGACATGAATGGGTTGATCCTCTGTAAAAGCTTTGTTTTGAAATTCACTAAATTTGtcttttgaaatttcattaaaaGCCCGGCAAATCAAAAACCCACCAAAGCCCTTTGAAACCTCAATTAGTCCATCCAATAAAGGCCTCAAACCCCTAAGAACATCTCCACTCCAGCAACTCTCTTGAGTTGCTCAAatataaactaatcatataattaatattaaactaactAGGTATTGAGCCTCCGCGATATCACGAGAGaactcattttaataaaatatttagtacaaaatttatttaatatatatatttattaaattatgtaataataaattccaaaaatacaaCTCTTAAAAGCATTTTGAGAAATATTCTTAaaagtaaatttattttttacatgtgATTAACGGAAATTTCATGTTGACGTATCGTTCTTAATGAACTTTTAAGTCCATTTAATTAGTGGGTTACCCTCTGACTAGAATATTTACAGATTTTGCCATTGATATAACTTACACATATCTAACTCaattattttgagaaaattacaattaaaacatgCAAATGAGGGATACAAAtctttacaattaaataaataatgataagTGCTATAAACATATGATAGGTAgttgcatttttaaaataattttaaatgtaattaaatccccatattttatttaattctgttttctattttaatattatataattatttgttgccTACAATTATACATTTGAAGATAAgtagattcttatatttattcCCACATAGTTATATAGTTAAAcataattatatctataaatgcTTATATGTTGACATATGACATCACCATATATAGTGTTAATttgaaagaaatgtaaaattatttatttggtaattttgaactgttatgtttttttaatagatttattagatttatcagtttataaatctaaatgacttcattaaaattttaaaaatttatttttacattaaaaactGAATCCAATATTAAATGTACTTACTACTTATTTTTCTCCATACAAGATGTTGGTTATTTATCTAGTTTTTTGTAAAGGTAAAAACCATTATGAGtgaaaaaatacaaacatatttataatctaaatgacttcattaaaaaattaaaactttatttttaagaaaaatccataaacctttagttaaatcaataatccttacaaaaaaatcattcttataataatatatatttagtaatttttacaAATACTTGCAAATggttaattattaaaaatttggaacaactgaaatattaatataaataaatgaaaacaatgttttctaAGTAACTTACACATAAATAGGATTGCACTTACATGATTAGTAAATGAAAGCAGAGTTTATCCAAGTGATGTga from the Camelina sativa cultivar DH55 chromosome 12, Cs, whole genome shotgun sequence genome contains:
- the LOC104731157 gene encoding cysteine-rich receptor-like protein kinase 11 isoform X2 → MKQSSLFSILCFVLCVASVSAQQQCMNNGNFTPKSTYDSNLRQILSYLPSNVTTGDGFFYSGSIGKEPNRVFTRGMCIPVSTSDDCSVCIKTASDGLLRSCRNQEGAFTWPGEPILCHVRYSGTFFDDISTELYPRKVINNTGDINSNNQKEFTAIWEGLMGRMIITTSNAKSTPSSSSSYYTADVAALTPSQNIYALMQCTPDLTSHSRDCESCLRQNVGDCGQEQVCIVIRASCFFRWDLKKFSKAFENITLASPPPPPLQSDKRSKGAIVVFLVPIVVVVFIIVIFVLLARRYVGLCWRRKKTYQDFDFDQSGITTVDSLQFDLKTIKVATKKFSDKLGQGGFGEVFKGTLPNGIEVAVKRLSKASAQGEEEFKNEVLVVAKLQHRNLVRLFGFCLEGEEKILVYEFVPNKSLDYFLFDPTNHEKLDWRKRYNIIEGIARGILYLHQDSRLIIIHRDLKASNILLDADMNPKIADFGMARIFGMDQSGANTNKIVGTRGYMPPEYVMQGLFSMKSDVYSFGVLVLEIICGQNNRFFQQSDTTTENFVTYAWRLWKSESPLKLVDSSISDNFQNEEVTRCIHIALLCVQKDPKDRPTLSEILLMLTSDTIDLPDPQPPGFFFSNRRNQLREGLESSQCCSSETTLERVRR
- the LOC104731157 gene encoding cysteine-rich receptor-like protein kinase 11 isoform X1, giving the protein MKQSSLFSILCFVLCVASVSAQQQCMNNGNFTPKSTYDSNLRQILSYLPSNVTTGDGFFYSGSIGKEPNRVFTRGMCIPVSTSDDCSVCIKTASDGLLRSCRNQEGAFTWPGEPILCHVRYSGTFFDDISTELYPRKVINNTGDINSNNQKEFTAIWEGLMGRMIITTSNAKSTPSSSSSYYTADVAALTPSQNIYALMQCTPDLTSHSRDCESCLRQNVGDCGQEQVCIVIRASCFFRWDLKKFSKAFENITLASPPPPPLQSDKRSKGAIVVFLVPIVVVVFIIVIFVLLARRYVGLCWRRKKTYQDFDFDQSGITTVDSLQFDLKTIKVATKKFSDKLGQGGFGEVFKGTLPNGIEVAVKRLSKASAQGEEEFKNEVLVVAKLQHRNLVRLFGFCLEGEEKILVYEFVPNKSLDYFLFVSDPTNHEKLDWRKRYNIIEGIARGILYLHQDSRLIIIHRDLKASNILLDADMNPKIADFGMARIFGMDQSGANTNKIVGTRGYMPPEYVMQGLFSMKSDVYSFGVLVLEIICGQNNRFFQQSDTTTENFVTYAWRLWKSESPLKLVDSSISDNFQNEEVTRCIHIALLCVQKDPKDRPTLSEILLMLTSDTIDLPDPQPPGFFFSNRRNQLREGLESSQCCSSETTLERVRR